In the Streptomyces coeruleoprunus genome, GGGGTCAGACCTTGATCACGCGGACGCCGGGGCCGCACAGCGTGTGGAGGTCCTCGGGATCGGACGTCAGGACGGTCACGGGGGCAGGTGCGGCGAGTGCGGTGGCGGCGACGATGGCGTCGAGGGCGTATCTGTGGCCGTGCAGGCCTGCTCCGGCGAGGAGTTTGCCGGCGTGCCGGGCGATGGCTTCGGTGGGCGGGATGACGTTGACCCGGGAGACGGCGTAGTCGAAGCGGGCCTGGTTGATTTTGGGGTCGCGGGCTTCGACGAGAGTGACGGAGCTGATGGTGACGCGGATGTCCTCGGCTTCGGCGGCGGCGAGCCATTCGGTGAGCTCGGGTGTGCGTCGTACGAGTTGGGAAAGAGCTTCGCAGTCGAGGACGAGGGTGCCGCTCACGCGGCGTCCGCCG is a window encoding:
- a CDS encoding type II toxin-antitoxin system VapC family toxin; the protein is MSGTLVLDCEALSQLVRRTPELTEWLAAAEAEDIRVTISSVTLVEARDPKINQARFDYAVSRVNVIPPTEAIARHAGKLLAGAGLHGHRYALDAIVAATALAAPAPVTVLTSDPEDLHTLCGPGVRVIKV